The genomic segment GGCCGTGCTCGGCAGCGTCCTGACCGAGCCGACGATCGGGTTCAGCCTGGCCACCGCCGTGCTGGCGCTGGCGCTCACCTCGGCCAACTCGCCGAACTGGTTCGCGCTGATCGCCGACGTCAACCCGCCCGAGCACCGGGGCACCGTCTACAGCCTGGGCAACCTGGTCAACGGCGTCGGCCGGGCGGCCGGCAACGGGCTGGTCGGGGTCGCCTTCCAGGGCCTGCGGACGGCCTTCCCGCCGCCGCTCAACTTCGCCGTCGGGCTGGCCGCGTTCCAGCTCTTCTTCGTCCCCACCGGCGTCATGTACTGGCTCGCCTCGCGCACCTCCCCACGCGACATCGCCGCCGTCCACCACCTCCTCGACACCCGCGCCGACCACCTCCGCGCCGCCCCGGTACCACCACCTGCAGACTCAGATCGAGCGCCGGGCCGCTAACCGCCACTCGACCGAGTTGCGCGAAGGGTCCGGGTTGTTGAAGCAACCCGGACCCTTCATGATCATGATCAGCCGGCGGGGCGGTACCAGACGGTGGTGTCGGTGGGGACGGTGTTGTCGGGGGTCAGCGGGGCGCTGGTGTGCAGGGGGGCGGCGCCGGGCGGCAGCGGGGTGGGGGTGGGGCCGAAGTTGGTGAGCACGGCCACCTCGCCGTTGCGGAAGGCCAGCACGTCGTCCGGGCTCTCCAGCCAGAACAGCGCGCCGCCGCCGAGGTCGTGCTCGCGGCGCAGCCGCAGCGCGGTGCGGTACATCTCGTAGGTCGAGCCGGGCACCCCCCGCTGGCGGTCCAGCGCGTACTCCGCCCACGACGACGGCTGCGGCAGCCAGCTCGCGTCGGTCGGGCCGAAGCCGTACGAGGGCGCGTCGGCCTCCCACGGGATCGGCACCCGGCACCCGTCCCGGCCCCGCTCGGCGTGCCCGCTGCGGTGCCAGGCCGGGTCCTGCCGGGCCTCGTCGGGCAACGTGGTGTGCTCCGGCAGCCCCAGCTCCTCGCCCTGGTAGAGGTAGGCGGAGCCGGGCAGGGCCAGCATCAGCAGGGTGGCCGCCCGGGCCCGGCGCAGACCGAGCGCGGCGTCCGGCTGCGGGTCGCCGACGCCGATCCCCTTCGGCCGGGGCCGGCCGACCGGCAGGCCGAGCCGGGAGGCGTGCCGCAGCACGTCGTGGTTGGACAGCACCCAGGTGGTGGGGGCGCCGACCGCGTCGGTGGCGGCCAGCGACCGGGTGATCACCGCGTACTGGGCCGGGGCGGTCCAGGCCGCCTCCAGGTACTCGAAGTTGAACGCCTGGTGCATCTCGTCCGGGCGGACGTACGCCGCCAGCCGCTCGGCCGGCTGCACCCACGCCTCGGCCACCAGGATCCGCTCGCCGGGGTAGCCGTCCAGCACCGCCCGCCAGTCCCGGTAGATCTCGTGTACGCCGTCCTGGTCCCACATCGGCGGGCGGACGCCCTCGGTGCCCTCCCCGGAGAGCATCTCCTGCGGGTAGTGCCAGTCGGCCAGGTCGGCCTGCTTGACCAGGCCGTGCGCCACGTCCACCCGGAAGCCGTCGACCCCCCGGTCCAGCCAGAACCGCAGGATGTCGAGAAACTCGGCGCGTACCTCCGGGTGGTCCCAGTTCAGGTCCGGCTGACCGGTGTCGAACAGGTGCAGGTACCACTGGCCGGGGCGGCCGTCCGGTTCGGTGACCCGGGTCCAGGCCGGCCCGCCGAAGACGCTCTGCCAGGTGTTCGGCGGCTCGGCGCCGTCCGGGCCGCGGCCGTCCCGGAAGATGTAGCGCTGCCGGGCCGGGCCACCCGGCCCGTCGGCCAGGGCCGCCGCGAACCAGGCGTGCGCGGACGAGGTGTGGTTGGGCACCAGGTCGACGATCACCCGCAGGCCGCGCGCCCTCGCCTCGGCGAGCAGCCGGTCGGCGTCGGCGAGCCGGCCGAAGAGCGGGTCGACGTCGCGGTAGTCGGCGACGTCGTAGCCGGCGTCGGCCTGCGGGGACGGGTAGAAGGGCGAGAGCCAGACGGCGTCCACCCCCAGCTCGACCAGGTGATCGAGGCGGGCGGTGATGCCGGGTAGGTCACCCACCCCGTCGCCGTCGGAGTCGGCGAACGAGCGCGGGTAGACCTGGTAGATCACCGCCTCCTCCCACCAGGCCCGCCGGCCCGGCGGGTCGTCGGCGGTACGCGGCTGGCCGGCGGTGGTCTCGTGGCTGTTCAGGGTGTGCTCCCCGGGCAGGTGGGTGGGCATGCGGTCACGTCCCGCCGGCGGGCGCCGACGGTACCCGCCTCATTCTTCCCGAGGCGGGCCGGTTGATTCGCGTACGACGAGCCGGGTGGGCAGGATCACCGGCTCCGGCACCTCGACGGGTGGGGCGTTGCGGCAGAGCGGGTCGAGCAGCATCGTGGCCGCGAGCCGGCCCTGCTCGGCGGCGGGCTGGGCGACCGTGCTCAGGCCGACCACCCCGGACAGGTCGTGGTCGTCGATGCCGATCACGCTGACGTCCCCGGGCACCGACAGCCCGGCCTGCCGCAGGACGGCGATGGCGCCCATCGCCATCTCGTCGCAGGCCGCGAAGATCGCCGTGGGCGGCGCGCCCCGCTCCAGCAGCTCCTCGGTGGCCCGGCCGCCGCCGGCGACGGTGAACTGGGCGTCCACGTCCAGCCTCGGGTCGGGGGTGATGCCGGCGGCGGTAAGCGCGTCCAGGTAGCCGCGCCGGCGGTCCAGGTGGGTGGTGAAGGCGAGTTCGTCGGACGGATCGCCGGAGATGTGCGCGATCCGCCGGTGTCCCAGCGAGAGCAGGTGCTCGGTCGCGGTCCGGGCGGCGTGTACGTCGTCGATCCGGACGCCCGGCCAGCCGGGCACCACGGTGCCGGAGCTGACGGTGACGCCGGGCAGCGCGATCTCGTTGATGGTGCCGAAGTCGGCGGTCTGCATCGGGGTGGCGACGAGCATCACCGCGTCGACCCGCTTGCGCAGGTTCGCCGTGCGCAGCAGCCGCTGCCGGGTCTGCTCCCGGCCGCCGAGGTGGTAGAGGAGCATGTCGTAGCCGGCCTCGTGCAGCACCTCCTCGGCGCCCTCGACGACGGTGCCGAAGAACCAGCGGGTGATCCGGGGGACGATCACCGCGACGGTGCCGGTCTTCCCACCGGCCAGCCGGGAGGCGCTCGGCGACACCGTGTACCGCAGTTCCTCGGCCGCGGCCAGCACCCGCTGCCGGGTCGCCTCCGACACCGTCGGCAGCCCGCGGAGCGCCCGGGAGACGGTGGCGGTGGAGACCCCCGCCAACCGGGCGACGTCGTCGATCCTGGTCACGGCCGACGGATGGGGGTCAACCCTTGACGCTGCCGGCGAGGAGTCCCCGCACGAAGTAGCGCTGCAGGGAGAGGAAGACGATAAGCGGAACGATGATCGAGACGAACGCGCCCGAGGTCAGCCGCTGCCACTCGTTGCCCCGGCTGCCGGCCAGCTCGGCCAGCCGCACCGTCAGCGGCGCGGTCTCGTCGCCACCGCCGGCGAAGATGAGCGCGACCAGCAGGTCGTTCCAGACCCAGAGGAACTGGAAGATCCCGTACGCGGCCAGCGCGGGCGTGATCAGCGGCAGCACGATGGTCCGGAAGATCTTCGGGTGGGTGGCGCCGTCCACCCGGGCCGCCTCCATCAGGTCCTTCGGCAGCTGCGAGACGAAGTTGTGCAGCAGGAAGATGGCCAGCGGCAGCGCGAAGCAGGTGTGCGCGAACCAGACCTGCAGGAAGCGCTGCTCGTCGTCGAGGTTCCAGGCGGGCAGGATGGTGACCCCGAACAGGTGCACGCCGGTGGAGAAGAAGCTCAGCAGCGGCACCAGGGCCATCTGCAGCGGCACGATCTGCAGCGCGAAGATGCCGATGTAGATCCAGTCCCGGCCCCGGAAGTTGATCCAGGCCAGCGCGTACGCGGCCATCGACGCGAAGGCCAGCGGGAAGAGCACCGACGGCAGGGTGATCACGATCGAGTTGACGAAGTAGCTGGCGAGCTGCCCGGTGGACGCGGACCGGCCGAAGAGCACGTCCTGGTAGTTCTGCAGGGTGAACTCGGGGTTGGTGAAGAAGGTCCACCAGCCGGTGGTCTTGATCGCGTCCTCGGGGCGGAACGACGAGATGAACAGCCCGAAGGTGGGCACCGTCCAGACCACCGCGATGACGATCGAGACCAGCGTGGCGATCCGGGTGTTCAACCGCTTGCGGACCCGGCCGACGGCGGTGCGCGGCCGGTCGGGGTCGGTGGCGACGCCGGCGAGCGGGGGAGTGGTGGTTGTCATGTCAGACCTCCCGCTGCTGGCGCAGGTTGCGGATCTGGTAGATCACGATCGGGATCACCAGGACGAAGAGGAAGACCGCGAGGGCGGAGCCCTGGCCGGTCTGCCCGAACCGGAACGCCTGGTTGTACATCTCGTTGGCGATCACACCGGTCTCGAAGTTGCCGTTGGTCATGGTCCGGACGATGTCGAAGATCTTGAGGGTGCCGATCGAGATGGTGACCACCACGACGATCAGCGCCGGCTTGATGCTCGGCAGCGTCACCCGGGAGAACATCTGCCAGGCGTTGACGCCGTCGAGCCGGGCCGCCTCGACGATGTCGGCCGGGATCGCCTTGATCGCGGCCGAGAGCACGACCATCGCGAAGCCGGCCTGGATCCAGATCATGACGACGATCAGCAGCAGGGTGTTCAGCGGCGGGTCGAGCAGCCACTGCCGGGGCTGGCCACCGAAGAACACCCAGATCTGGTTGAGCAGGCCGATCTGGTCGGCGCCTTCCGGGCGGAAGGCGTAGACGAACTTCCAGATGATGCCGGCGCCGACGAAGGAGATCGCCATCGGCATGAAGATCAGCGATTTGGCCACCGCCTCGAACCGGGCCCGGTCCACCATCACCGCGTAGATCAGGCCGATCGAGGTGGCCACCAACGGCACCAGGAAGACCCAGATGAGGGTGTTCGTCAGGACCTGGAAGATCTCGTCCTGGGCGAACATCCAGCCGTAGTTGCGCAGCCCCACCCAGTTGTCGCTGCCGCCGTCCTTGAACGACAGGATGGTGGTCCGGATGGCCGGGACGACCAGCCCGATGCCGAGCAGGAGCAGCGCCGGGAGCAGGAAGAAGGCGCCGAAGAGCCCTTCGGCCCGGCCGGCCTTCATCCGCCGGCGGGGCGCCGGGGTCGCGGCGCCGGTGGCGGCCGCGGTCTCGGCGGCGGCCGCCAGCCGCGCCTCCCGCCGCCGGGCGAACCAGGTCGGTACGGCGTCGAGCAGCAGGAGCAGGCCGCCCACCACGACGACGAAGGCGACCACGCCGTACAGGAGCATGGCCAGCTTCGGGCCCTCGTCCGCGAATTCGAAGCTCATCAGTTCCTCCAGGGGGGTGCAGGCCGCCGACGACGGTCCGGCCCGGGCGACCCGGGCCGGACCGTCGATCGGGTCAGTTCGGCCAGGAGTTCTCGATGAAATCGAGGGTGCTCGCGGTGTCCTTACCGTTGATCCAGTCGATCATGCCCTTCCAGAACGTGCCGGCGCCGACCTCGCCCGGCATCAGGTCCGAGCCGTCGAACCGGAAAACGGTCTCCTGGTCCTGCAGGATCTCGACCGACAGCTTGTCGATCGGGTTGCTGACGTTGTTGATGTCCAGCTTGTTGTTCGCCGACACCCAGTTGCCGAGCTTGCCCCGGCTGTTGGCGTGCTCGCCCGAGGCCAGGTACGTCTGGACGGCCTGGACCTCCGGCCGGTCGGCGAAGGCGACGGTGAACTCGCCGCCACCCAGCACCGGCTTGCCCGCGTTCGGGTCCACCGCCGGGAAGTAGAAGGCGAACACGTCGCCGTCCTCGGCGACGGTGGTGTTCTCCGGCCACTGGTTGGCGTAGAACGACGCCTGCCGGTGCAGGGTGCACTCACCGTCCAGGATCGGCAGGCCGGCCTCCTGGAACGAGGTGGTGGAGATGCTCCGGACCTCGCCGTAACCGCCGTTGACGTACTTCGGGTCCTTCAGGATCGTGCCGGCCAGGTTGACCGCCTCGGCGACCCGCGGGTCGTTGAAGGGGATGCCGTGCGTGGTCCACTGGTCGTACACCTCCGGAGTCTGGGTCCGGAGCATGAAGTCCTCGATCCAGTCGGTGGCCGGCCAGCCGGTGGCGTCACCGGACTCGATCCCGACGCACCACGGCTTCTGGCCCTCGGCGGCGATCTGGTCGCTCAGCGCGATCAGCTGATCCCAGGTCTCCGGGATCTGGTAGCCCTTCTCGGTGAAGGTCTTCGGCGAGTACCACACGAACGACTTCACGTTCGAGCCGAACGGGGCTCCGTAGAACTGGCCACCGACGGTGCTGTACTTCAGCCAGTCGGCCGGGTAGTTCTCCTCGGCCATCGCCTTGGTCTCGGCCGAGGCCGGCTTCAGCGCGCCGGACTCGGCGAACCGGGCCAGCAGACCGGGCTGCGGGATGAACGCGATGTCGGGGGCGTTGCCGCCGTCGACCCGGACCTGCAGTTGGGCCTCGAACTCGCCGCTGCCCTCGTACTCGATGTCGATGCCGGTGCAGTCGACGAACTGCGCCCACGACTCTTCAAGCAGGTCCGCCTCGGTGTCGCGGATCGAGGAGTAAATGGAGACCGACTCACCGTCGTGGCCCTGGTAATCGGCGTAGGGGGCGCACTCCGCGGAGTCCGGATCAGAACTGCTGCTGCTGTCGTCGCTGCTGCAGGCCGCGGCGCTGAGCGCCAGACCGAGTGCGGTCGCGATGACGAGGGCTTGGCGTGGCCTGGGGTGGACCGCCATGCCGTCCTCCTTCCTTGCCGGCGCGCCGAAGCCTGCGGCTCCGTGCCGGCCCCAATGGGACGTCCTCACATGCAAGCGCTTGCACGATCCGTCGTCCATACCTTGGTGGGCACGAGGACGTAACGATTCGGAAACCTGGCGAGGTGGCCGTGACGTGCGCCGATGTCTCCGGCGCCGAGCGGCTGACGG from the Solwaraspora sp. WMMD1047 genome contains:
- a CDS encoding carbohydrate ABC transporter permease, with amino-acid sequence MTTTTPPLAGVATDPDRPRTAVGRVRKRLNTRIATLVSIVIAVVWTVPTFGLFISSFRPEDAIKTTGWWTFFTNPEFTLQNYQDVLFGRSASTGQLASYFVNSIVITLPSVLFPLAFASMAAYALAWINFRGRDWIYIGIFALQIVPLQMALVPLLSFFSTGVHLFGVTILPAWNLDDEQRFLQVWFAHTCFALPLAIFLLHNFVSQLPKDLMEAARVDGATHPKIFRTIVLPLITPALAAYGIFQFLWVWNDLLVALIFAGGGDETAPLTVRLAELAGSRGNEWQRLTSGAFVSIIVPLIVFLSLQRYFVRGLLAGSVKG
- a CDS encoding ABC transporter substrate-binding protein, translating into MAVHPRPRQALVIATALGLALSAAACSSDDSSSSSDPDSAECAPYADYQGHDGESVSIYSSIRDTEADLLEESWAQFVDCTGIDIEYEGSGEFEAQLQVRVDGGNAPDIAFIPQPGLLARFAESGALKPASAETKAMAEENYPADWLKYSTVGGQFYGAPFGSNVKSFVWYSPKTFTEKGYQIPETWDQLIALSDQIAAEGQKPWCVGIESGDATGWPATDWIEDFMLRTQTPEVYDQWTTHGIPFNDPRVAEAVNLAGTILKDPKYVNGGYGEVRSISTTSFQEAGLPILDGECTLHRQASFYANQWPENTTVAEDGDVFAFYFPAVDPNAGKPVLGGGEFTVAFADRPEVQAVQTYLASGEHANSRGKLGNWVSANNKLDINNVSNPIDKLSVEILQDQETVFRFDGSDLMPGEVGAGTFWKGMIDWINGKDTASTLDFIENSWPN
- a CDS encoding LacI family DNA-binding transcriptional regulator — its product is MTRIDDVARLAGVSTATVSRALRGLPTVSEATRQRVLAAAEELRYTVSPSASRLAGGKTGTVAVIVPRITRWFFGTVVEGAEEVLHEAGYDMLLYHLGGREQTRQRLLRTANLRKRVDAVMLVATPMQTADFGTINEIALPGVTVSSGTVVPGWPGVRIDDVHAARTATEHLLSLGHRRIAHISGDPSDELAFTTHLDRRRGYLDALTAAGITPDPRLDVDAQFTVAGGGRATEELLERGAPPTAIFAACDEMAMGAIAVLRQAGLSVPGDVSVIGIDDHDLSGVVGLSTVAQPAAEQGRLAATMLLDPLCRNAPPVEVPEPVILPTRLVVRESTGPPREE
- a CDS encoding sugar ABC transporter permease, encoding MSFEFADEGPKLAMLLYGVVAFVVVVGGLLLLLDAVPTWFARRREARLAAAAETAAATGAATPAPRRRMKAGRAEGLFGAFFLLPALLLLGIGLVVPAIRTTILSFKDGGSDNWVGLRNYGWMFAQDEIFQVLTNTLIWVFLVPLVATSIGLIYAVMVDRARFEAVAKSLIFMPMAISFVGAGIIWKFVYAFRPEGADQIGLLNQIWVFFGGQPRQWLLDPPLNTLLLIVVMIWIQAGFAMVVLSAAIKAIPADIVEAARLDGVNAWQMFSRVTLPSIKPALIVVVVTISIGTLKIFDIVRTMTNGNFETGVIANEMYNQAFRFGQTGQGSALAVFLFVLVIPIVIYQIRNLRQQREV
- a CDS encoding glycoside hydrolase family 13 protein; amino-acid sequence: MPTHLPGEHTLNSHETTAGQPRTADDPPGRRAWWEEAVIYQVYPRSFADSDGDGVGDLPGITARLDHLVELGVDAVWLSPFYPSPQADAGYDVADYRDVDPLFGRLADADRLLAEARARGLRVIVDLVPNHTSSAHAWFAAALADGPGGPARQRYIFRDGRGPDGAEPPNTWQSVFGGPAWTRVTEPDGRPGQWYLHLFDTGQPDLNWDHPEVRAEFLDILRFWLDRGVDGFRVDVAHGLVKQADLADWHYPQEMLSGEGTEGVRPPMWDQDGVHEIYRDWRAVLDGYPGERILVAEAWVQPAERLAAYVRPDEMHQAFNFEYLEAAWTAPAQYAVITRSLAATDAVGAPTTWVLSNHDVLRHASRLGLPVGRPRPKGIGVGDPQPDAALGLRRARAATLLMLALPGSAYLYQGEELGLPEHTTLPDEARQDPAWHRSGHAERGRDGCRVPIPWEADAPSYGFGPTDASWLPQPSSWAEYALDRQRGVPGSTYEMYRTALRLRREHDLGGGALFWLESPDDVLAFRNGEVAVLTNFGPTPTPLPPGAAPLHTSAPLTPDNTVPTDTTVWYRPAG